Proteins from a genomic interval of Trichoderma breve strain T069 chromosome 2, whole genome shotgun sequence:
- a CDS encoding CDP-alcohol phosphatidyltransferase domain-containing protein: MPPRRVVAQRDQNRERDNASNQPPDQDSTQTSSENIFLFWPNIIGYFRVILAIASLYYMPLHPRTCSLLYTISCLLDALDGYAARMLDQGTQFGAVLDMVTDRCTTTCLLVFLAAAMPRWAIVFQGLIVLDLASHYMHMYASLVVGGAGTSHKDVANSQHWLMRVYYTNKIVLFSLCALNELFFIACYLVSFSSPTGTEIDTSLLTQIFPNPYSSAALEMARANKMDGYLPNIIAKICFSFMALKQIINVIQLIQASKRLARVDVERRRRSKQT; this comes from the exons ATGCCTCCACGACGAGTTGTGGCGCAGCGAGATCAGAATCGCGAACGAGACAATGCCTCCAACCAGCCTCCAGACCAGGATTCTACTCAGACATCCTCAGAAAACATATTTTTATTCTGGCCCAACATCATTG GATATTTCCGAGTGATCTTGGCCATAGCCTCCCTTTACTATATGCCACTTCATCCACGCACCTGCTCTCTTCTCTACACTATATCATGTCTCCTCGACGCTCTTGATGGATATGCTGCGCGTATGCTGGATCAGGGCACGCAGTTTGGCGCAGTTCTCGACATGGTCACGGACCGTTGCACCACGACATGCCTGCTGGTTttcttggcggcggcaatgcCTCGCTGGGCTATTGTTTTCCAGGGTCTAATTGTGTTGGATCTTGCAAGTCATTATATGCACATGTATGCATCTCTTGTTGTCGGTGGTGCTGGAACGAGCCACAAAGACGTCGCCAACAGCCAACACTGGTTGATGAGGGTGTATTACACGAACAAG AttgtcttgttttctctctgtGCTCTCAacgagctcttcttcatcgcctgTTACCttgtctccttctcttcacca ACAGGGACAGAGATTGACACCTCGCTATTAACTCAAATCTTCCCAAACCCTTATAGCTCTGCAGCGCTTGAGATGGCGCGGGCGAACAAAATGGACGGATACCTGCCGAATATTATTGCCAAGATCTGCTTTTCGTTCATGGCGCTGAAGCAAATAATTAATGTCATCCAGTTGATTCAAGCCAGCAAACGATTGGCAAGGGTAGATGTAGAGCGAAGGCGGAGAAGCAAACAAACGTAG